A window of the Phragmites australis chromosome 20, lpPhrAust1.1, whole genome shotgun sequence genome harbors these coding sequences:
- the LOC133901772 gene encoding endoribonuclease Dicer homolog 4-like: MKHNPSIMPINTSEEVELEEEKDLLVKHKRTKFSGSIVQPQQGIEVSDMEIEVPDVLSIEVSAGKDPMDELTDCAVQSSGEANGCSKGHFQHVNGYSVNESASSRLLKICTAIGWKEPSYDFQEQGPPHNKLFTCKVTVHVDGIVNTVMECFGDPKHQKNAAREHAAQGALWCLEHYGHV; this comes from the exons ATGAAGCATAACCCCAGTATCATGCCAATCAACACATCAGAGGAAGTGGAGTTAGAAGAAGAAAAG GATTTGTTAGTTAAGCACAAAAGGACTAAATTTTCTGGGTCCATTGTCCAGCCACAACAGGGAATTGAAGTCTCTGACATGGAGATCGAAGTGCCTGATGTTCTTTCAATCGAAGTTTCTGCTGGCAAGGATCCCATGGATGAGCTCACTGATTGTGCAGTGCAGAGCTCTGGTGAAGCAAATGGTTGCAGTAAGGGGCATTTTCAGCATGTTAATG GTTATTCAGTTAATGAATCAGCAAGTTCGAGACTGCTGAAAATCTGCACAGCTATTGGCTGGAAAGAGCCATCATATGACTTTCAAGAACAAGGACCTCCCCATAACAAATT ATTCACATGCAAGGTGACTGTCCATGTGGACGGAATCGTCAACACTGTTATGGAGTGCTTCGGTGACCCCAAACATCAGAAGAATGCTGCGCGAGAACATGCTGCTCAAGGGGCATTGTGGTGCCTTGAGCACTATGGACACGTCTAG